Proteins from a genomic interval of Rubinisphaera italica:
- a CDS encoding arylsulfatase, protein MRTLACLAIVFAMVVPSLAADKPNILVIMADDIGWFNPSCYNHGMMGYRTPNIDRIAREGIMFTDAYGQQSCTAGRAAFITGQSPKRTGLLKVGLPGDPIGLQSEDPTIAELLKPMGYATGQFGKNHLGDLDKFLPTNHGFDEFFGNLYHLNAEEEPENVDYPKNPEFRKKYGPRGVIKSTVDGKIEDTGPLTKKRMETVDGEFLDATFDFLERQTKADKPFFCWFNTTRMHIFTHLKPESKGKTGRGVYADGMVEHDGHVGQLLDKLDDLGISDNTIVIYTTDNGAEKFSWPDGGTSPFRGEKATTWEGGIRVPFVIRWPGKFDAGKVSNEIISLEDCLPTLLAAAGEPEIKDKLLKGHQAGDKNFKVHLDGHNFLPYLTGKAKAGPRTKFFAFVDDGTLGAVRFKDYKFHFSTQNHHGIDVWMHPQEVRKAPLLIDLRADPFEAAPEESSYYDDWVNRRMYVMVPLKDIVGEFMATFKEFPPRQEGGSFTPKQ, encoded by the coding sequence ATGAGAACTCTTGCCTGTTTGGCGATCGTGTTTGCAATGGTCGTTCCATCGCTCGCGGCTGACAAGCCGAATATTCTTGTGATTATGGCGGACGATATCGGATGGTTTAACCCCAGCTGTTACAACCATGGGATGATGGGCTATCGGACGCCGAACATCGACCGAATCGCTCGCGAAGGAATCATGTTCACCGACGCATACGGTCAACAAAGTTGCACCGCAGGTCGCGCCGCGTTTATCACCGGGCAGTCACCCAAGCGAACCGGTCTGTTGAAGGTCGGCTTGCCGGGTGATCCGATTGGGCTGCAGTCCGAAGACCCAACGATTGCTGAGCTCCTCAAGCCCATGGGCTACGCGACGGGTCAGTTTGGCAAGAATCACCTGGGCGACCTCGACAAATTCTTACCAACCAATCACGGTTTTGATGAATTCTTCGGCAACTTGTATCACCTCAACGCTGAAGAAGAACCCGAAAACGTTGACTACCCTAAAAACCCCGAGTTCCGGAAGAAATACGGGCCGCGCGGCGTGATCAAATCGACCGTCGACGGCAAGATCGAGGACACCGGACCACTCACCAAGAAGCGCATGGAAACCGTCGACGGCGAGTTCCTTGACGCTACGTTCGACTTCCTGGAACGGCAAACGAAAGCGGACAAACCGTTTTTCTGCTGGTTCAATACGACCCGCATGCACATCTTCACGCACCTGAAGCCGGAGTCAAAGGGCAAGACCGGACGAGGCGTCTATGCGGACGGGATGGTCGAGCATGACGGACACGTCGGCCAACTGCTCGATAAGTTGGACGACCTCGGCATCTCGGACAATACCATTGTCATCTACACGACCGACAACGGTGCTGAGAAATTTTCGTGGCCAGATGGAGGCACCAGCCCGTTTCGAGGGGAAAAGGCCACCACGTGGGAAGGCGGTATCCGAGTGCCTTTTGTCATCCGTTGGCCCGGCAAATTCGACGCCGGCAAGGTCTCGAACGAAATCATTTCGCTGGAGGATTGCCTGCCCACGCTCTTGGCAGCCGCTGGTGAACCGGAAATCAAAGACAAGCTTCTCAAGGGCCACCAAGCGGGCGATAAGAATTTCAAAGTTCACCTCGACGGCCATAACTTTCTTCCCTACCTGACCGGCAAGGCGAAGGCAGGCCCGCGCACGAAGTTCTTTGCCTTCGTTGACGATGGCACGTTGGGGGCCGTTCGGTTCAAGGATTACAAGTTTCATTTCTCGACTCAGAATCATCACGGCATCGATGTCTGGATGCACCCCCAGGAAGTTCGCAAAGCGCCGCTCTTGATCGACCTCCGCGCCGATCCCTTCGAAGCAGCGCCGGAAGAATCATCCTACTATGACGATTGGGTCAACCGCCGCATGTATGTGATGGTTCCCCTCAAGGATATCGTCGGCGAATTCATGGCGACCTTCAAAGAGTTCCCCCCACGACAAGAGGGAGGAAGTTTTACGCCCAAGCAATAG
- a CDS encoding arylsulfatase, protein MKSFHIATLVASKYSAAFLAVTLIAVRGYAQDALPFPPTPLDSVVKPLLQDSTMKWPAEPQRLKEGAPNILIVLIDDVGFGVSEVFGGEVSTPAFKKIASQGLRYNAFHTTAICSPTRASLLTGRNHTRVGSGTISERAVAFDGFTGIIPREAATVAEVLHHYGYKTSAFGKWHNTPATETTSMGPFDRWPTGYGFDYFFGFIAGETSQWEPRLTRNRTHIEPPHDENYHLSEGMAEEALQWLDNHQAYSPDKPFLMYWAPGAVHGPHHVAQEWADKYRGKFDDGWDAYRERVYKRQLETGIIPEGTKLTKRDPTMQGWEEIPESQRPFQRRLMEVYAGFVEHTDHQVLRVIDGLEERGLRENTLVIYIWGDNGSSAEGVQGTVSELLAQNQIPTTVDQQIAALNQLGGLDAIGTAAVDNMYHAGWAWAGSTPFKGTKLVASYFGGTRNPMAISWPAGIEPSDEIRSQFHHVIDIVPTIYDILEITPPKVVLGAEQMPMDGRSLAYTFEDAAAPTTKKEQFFDNFASRGIYKDGWMACTFGPLYPWDPANNPERMQGWNSEDDVWELYDLRSDFSQANDLAAAHPERLAKMKKEFLVAAEDNKDFPIGGAIWTRIHPEDVVGTKYTSWTFGPNTRRMPEFTAPGLGKKNNRVEIDLEVGDKASGVLYALGGAAGGLTCYMDAGYLCYEYNLMIIERYTVKSKEPIAAGEHTIVVDTSLPKPGAPLTLVMSVDGDEVAKMTTRLSVPAAFSASETFDVGVDLGSPVSLDYAEKRPFKFNGTIRTVKVELK, encoded by the coding sequence ATGAAATCGTTCCATATTGCTACCTTGGTAGCGTCAAAGTATTCGGCAGCTTTTTTGGCCGTTACCCTGATTGCAGTCCGGGGATATGCCCAGGACGCCTTGCCTTTCCCGCCGACGCCGCTTGATAGCGTCGTCAAGCCGCTGCTACAGGATTCGACGATGAAGTGGCCGGCCGAGCCACAGCGTTTGAAAGAGGGCGCGCCCAACATCCTGATCGTGTTGATTGACGATGTGGGCTTCGGCGTGTCGGAAGTTTTCGGCGGCGAAGTCTCCACCCCGGCGTTCAAAAAAATCGCCAGCCAAGGCCTGCGCTACAATGCCTTCCACACGACGGCGATTTGTTCGCCGACGCGAGCTTCGTTGCTGACGGGACGCAATCACACTCGCGTCGGTTCGGGCACCATTTCCGAGCGGGCCGTCGCGTTTGACGGATTCACCGGTATCATTCCACGCGAGGCGGCAACGGTTGCGGAAGTGCTGCATCACTACGGCTATAAGACGTCAGCGTTCGGCAAGTGGCACAACACGCCGGCGACCGAGACGACCAGCATGGGGCCCTTCGACCGTTGGCCGACCGGCTACGGGTTTGACTACTTCTTCGGGTTCATCGCTGGGGAAACTTCGCAGTGGGAACCGCGATTGACCCGCAATCGTACTCACATTGAACCCCCACACGACGAGAACTACCACCTTTCTGAAGGCATGGCCGAAGAAGCGTTGCAGTGGCTCGACAATCACCAAGCCTATTCGCCCGACAAACCTTTTTTGATGTACTGGGCTCCTGGAGCCGTGCATGGTCCGCATCATGTTGCCCAGGAATGGGCCGATAAGTACCGGGGGAAATTTGATGACGGATGGGACGCCTATCGCGAGCGTGTCTACAAACGTCAGCTCGAAACGGGCATCATTCCCGAAGGCACCAAGCTGACCAAGCGTGACCCGACCATGCAAGGCTGGGAGGAGATTCCCGAATCGCAGCGACCGTTTCAGCGCCGGCTGATGGAAGTCTATGCGGGCTTTGTCGAGCATACGGACCATCAAGTCCTACGTGTGATTGATGGGTTAGAAGAACGTGGCCTGCGAGAAAACACGCTTGTGATTTACATCTGGGGCGACAACGGATCGAGTGCCGAAGGTGTCCAGGGAACCGTCAGCGAGCTGCTCGCACAGAACCAGATTCCCACCACCGTCGACCAGCAAATCGCAGCTCTCAACCAACTGGGCGGGCTCGATGCGATCGGGACCGCCGCCGTCGACAACATGTACCACGCTGGCTGGGCCTGGGCCGGAAGCACACCCTTCAAGGGCACCAAGCTCGTGGCGTCGTACTTCGGCGGGACGCGGAACCCGATGGCAATTTCCTGGCCCGCGGGCATCGAGCCGAGCGACGAAATTCGGTCGCAGTTCCACCACGTAATCGACATCGTGCCGACCATTTACGACATTCTTGAGATCACACCGCCGAAGGTCGTTCTGGGAGCCGAGCAGATGCCGATGGATGGACGCAGTTTGGCGTACACCTTTGAGGACGCCGCGGCACCGACCACAAAAAAGGAGCAGTTCTTTGACAACTTTGCCAGTCGGGGAATCTACAAAGATGGCTGGATGGCCTGCACGTTCGGGCCGCTTTACCCGTGGGATCCGGCAAACAATCCGGAACGCATGCAGGGCTGGAATTCAGAAGACGACGTCTGGGAGCTTTATGATCTGCGAAGCGATTTTTCACAGGCAAACGACTTGGCCGCCGCTCATCCTGAGCGGCTTGCCAAAATGAAAAAGGAGTTTCTGGTCGCTGCCGAAGACAACAAGGATTTCCCGATCGGCGGTGCGATTTGGACGCGAATTCACCCGGAAGATGTGGTGGGCACGAAATACACCAGCTGGACATTCGGCCCGAACACACGTCGCATGCCCGAGTTCACTGCGCCTGGACTGGGTAAGAAGAACAACCGAGTCGAAATCGATTTAGAAGTCGGCGACAAAGCAAGTGGAGTGCTCTATGCACTGGGTGGCGCTGCCGGGGGTCTGACCTGTTACATGGACGCCGGCTACCTCTGCTACGAATACAACCTGATGATCATCGAGCGTTACACCGTGAAATCGAAGGAACCAATTGCGGCGGGCGAGCACACGATTGTTGTCGACACATCACTCCCAAAACCCGGTGCCCCGTTAACGCTGGTGATGTCTGTTGACGGCGACGAAGTCGCCAAGATGACCACGCGCCTGTCCGTACCAGCCGCGTTCTCAGCAAGTGAAACCTTTGATGTCGGTGTCGACCTCGGCTCGCCCGTTTCGCTCGACTACGCAGAAAAGCGTCCGTTTAAATTCAACGGCACGATCCGCACTGTCAAAGTCGAATTGAAGTAA
- a CDS encoding arylsulfatase — MKLFSIAILLVMPGTCLAQDILPFPPAPSGSQAGVTIESSTYNKRVEPKRLSSNAPNILIVLIDDVGAGTPSTYGGEINTPTLSRIAGSGVSYNRFHSTAMCSPTRAALLTGRNHTRVGNGQIAAIANDFDGFSGVIPKTSATMAEVLKAYGYNTSAFGKWHNTPEEQITNKGPFDYWPTGYGFEYFYGFLAGEASQYEPTMVRNTSYVERPETSGGNEHYHLSEDIADDAITWLRDQKAYSPDKPFFMYWAPGASHGPHQVSKEWADKYKGKFDDGWDAYRKRVFANQKKLGWIPEGTQLTPRADSMASWESIPEEEKPFQRRLMEIFAGFTEHADAQVGRIIDELERQKRLENTLVLYIWGDNGSSSEGLYGTISEQLAQNGIATKISQHLEALEELGGLDALGGPKTDNMYHAGWAWAGSTPYRGTKLQGAYFGGTRQPMAVSWPAKLKGDKVARSQFHHVVDIAPTIYELLDISLPQVVNGFAQDPIDGVSMAYSLNDPKAEGTRNTQFFDIMASRGIYHDGWFASARGPREPWVGGIPPGIKEWSPLTDKWELFNIEEDWSQSNDLSKANPKKLEEMKELFLTESAKNKNLPIGGGLWSTVLYHPEDAPAPPSTQWSFYGPVSGTPESAAPKLGKVSSKVTMDVNLPKEASGVLYALAGFSGGLTCYMDDGELCYEFNLFEIERTKVRSKTPIAAGKHRIEVVSKLVKKIGGPIDVSLLVDGKEVAKGRVPRGMSLHFTSNATFDIGRDQDSPVSLDYYDQAPFLFEGKIQTTEIRYLEKR, encoded by the coding sequence ATGAAATTGTTCTCTATTGCAATACTGTTGGTCATGCCCGGGACGTGTCTGGCGCAAGACATCCTGCCGTTCCCACCCGCTCCTTCGGGATCCCAAGCGGGCGTGACGATTGAGAGTTCGACTTACAACAAACGGGTTGAACCGAAACGCTTGTCGTCCAATGCACCGAACATTCTGATTGTCCTCATTGACGATGTCGGAGCGGGAACTCCGTCAACGTATGGTGGTGAAATCAACACTCCGACGCTCAGCCGCATTGCAGGGTCGGGTGTTTCTTACAACCGTTTTCACTCGACGGCGATGTGCTCGCCCACCCGGGCTGCGCTGCTGACTGGTCGCAATCATACGCGCGTCGGTAATGGTCAGATTGCTGCGATTGCCAACGATTTCGATGGGTTCAGCGGAGTGATTCCGAAGACGTCGGCAACGATGGCCGAAGTACTCAAAGCGTATGGTTACAACACCTCGGCTTTCGGAAAGTGGCACAACACGCCTGAGGAGCAGATCACGAACAAGGGACCGTTCGACTACTGGCCAACCGGTTACGGGTTTGAATACTTCTATGGGTTTCTGGCCGGGGAAGCGTCTCAGTATGAACCGACGATGGTTCGAAACACAAGCTACGTCGAACGTCCGGAAACCAGCGGCGGCAACGAGCATTATCACTTGTCCGAAGACATCGCCGACGATGCAATCACCTGGCTGCGAGATCAGAAAGCCTACTCTCCCGACAAACCGTTTTTCATGTACTGGGCACCCGGTGCATCACATGGTCCACATCAGGTATCGAAAGAATGGGCTGACAAGTACAAAGGAAAATTTGATGATGGCTGGGACGCCTACCGAAAGCGCGTCTTCGCGAACCAGAAGAAACTCGGTTGGATACCAGAAGGCACACAGCTAACGCCGAGAGCCGATTCGATGGCTTCGTGGGAATCGATCCCAGAAGAAGAAAAGCCGTTCCAGCGGCGGTTAATGGAGATTTTTGCTGGCTTCACCGAACATGCCGACGCACAGGTTGGTCGGATTATCGATGAACTCGAACGACAGAAGCGTCTGGAAAACACGCTGGTTCTGTACATCTGGGGCGACAACGGCTCCTCTTCGGAAGGGCTCTACGGCACGATCAGCGAGCAACTGGCCCAGAACGGGATTGCAACAAAAATCTCTCAACACCTGGAGGCACTCGAAGAACTGGGCGGATTGGATGCACTCGGCGGTCCCAAAACTGACAACATGTATCATGCTGGCTGGGCTTGGGCGGGGAGCACGCCGTATCGAGGCACCAAATTGCAGGGGGCTTATTTTGGCGGTACGCGACAACCGATGGCCGTCTCCTGGCCAGCCAAGTTGAAAGGCGACAAGGTCGCGCGATCCCAGTTTCATCACGTGGTCGATATCGCACCGACCATCTATGAATTGCTGGACATTTCGCTCCCGCAAGTCGTCAACGGATTTGCGCAAGATCCGATTGATGGCGTCAGCATGGCTTACTCACTGAATGATCCGAAAGCTGAAGGAACCCGAAACACGCAGTTCTTTGACATCATGGCGAGCCGTGGGATCTATCACGACGGTTGGTTTGCCTCCGCACGTGGTCCCCGCGAACCTTGGGTGGGTGGCATTCCACCGGGGATTAAGGAGTGGTCGCCTTTGACGGACAAATGGGAGTTGTTCAACATTGAAGAAGACTGGAGTCAGTCGAACGACCTTTCGAAGGCCAATCCCAAGAAGCTGGAAGAGATGAAGGAGTTGTTCTTAACGGAGTCGGCCAAGAATAAGAACCTGCCCATCGGTGGTGGGCTCTGGTCGACCGTTCTCTATCACCCTGAAGACGCGCCCGCGCCGCCGTCCACGCAGTGGTCGTTCTATGGCCCGGTCTCGGGCACTCCGGAATCGGCTGCACCCAAACTGGGCAAGGTGAGCAGTAAAGTCACGATGGACGTCAATCTCCCCAAAGAAGCAAGTGGCGTGCTATACGCGCTGGCGGGATTTTCCGGGGGCTTGACGTGCTATATGGATGACGGAGAGCTGTGCTATGAGTTCAATCTCTTTGAGATCGAGCGCACCAAGGTGCGTTCAAAGACGCCAATTGCAGCGGGCAAACACCGCATCGAAGTCGTCTCGAAACTGGTCAAAAAGATTGGCGGCCCGATTGATGTCTCACTGCTTGTCGATGGTAAGGAAGTTGCCAAAGGACGCGTCCCACGCGGCATGTCGCTGCACTTCACCAGCAACGCGACCTTTGACATCGGCCGCGACCAGGACTCGCCCGTATCTTTGGACTACTACGACCAAGCCCCATTCCTATTCGAAGGCAAAATTCAAACCACGGAAATTCGTTACCTGGAAAAGAGGTGA
- a CDS encoding recombinase family protein: MYLQHPINKDTKILSYARYSTEEQRSQSIDDQHQQNVAFLEEQGVDTSSVDRLQDEGISGEIRSRSGINKVLAGIAALLWQLIIVEDSSRLFRGVAPCIDLVGRAVDAGIRIICIGDRVDTADEDWQSRLEDAQRHHGHDNFKTRYRIKRALDGLWRMGAAIGLLNPGYERYQVNPENPKAPKFDRVIERFKPNIKRVYEMVATGHSTWEAAEYLTQECLPKTSNSSKPEWTRKNVISLIRKPIYRGEESYRVTVAKKIHSTGKTKCEENPNPDKVLWRPMPHLQIVEDLLWHQANQKLNELSTVKPKHGRESLLYGIPRDSRGPLSTIFECGICGRPMYMEGRNEGGYRCSGVKQRQCWNKATSIRDLTHQRIGAAMSQEILSACSDQIDSLLEYAESRMTCSAEIEAELKKLNRQIAEVKKKENKLLELFLEDMEPTDTVKEKLSQLQSDKKTIQLSEQQLQARKSLAVAVPTREQLFEKLQEASEQISLNQNQTTPLLRQLLVAPIRAIPCQQFGSSKVVLRAEFTIQLIHLLPDELRLLLSDEDLTSTESELFQKTICVDLFEPSMAPKYAMQALEIYESNTTRRPTLVEIGEKLGISKRSTHLALKLGHKMHEAGLTDPFIPLEECPENASRWRISRAG, encoded by the coding sequence ATGTATTTACAGCACCCCATTAACAAAGATACCAAAATTTTGAGCTATGCGCGATATTCCACAGAGGAACAACGTAGTCAGAGTATTGATGATCAACATCAACAAAATGTTGCATTTCTCGAAGAACAGGGCGTTGATACCAGCTCAGTAGACCGACTTCAGGATGAAGGAATTTCTGGAGAGATTCGCAGTCGGTCAGGAATTAATAAGGTTTTAGCTGGAATTGCGGCTTTGCTTTGGCAACTAATAATCGTCGAAGACTCGAGCCGTTTATTTCGTGGGGTTGCCCCATGTATTGACTTAGTTGGTCGTGCAGTCGATGCCGGAATCCGAATTATTTGTATCGGCGATCGAGTTGATACCGCGGATGAAGACTGGCAGAGTCGGCTGGAAGATGCTCAGAGACATCACGGGCATGATAACTTCAAAACTCGATACCGGATTAAACGTGCACTCGATGGGCTCTGGAGAATGGGAGCCGCCATCGGGCTCTTAAATCCCGGTTATGAGAGGTATCAAGTAAATCCAGAAAATCCAAAAGCTCCGAAATTCGACCGAGTCATAGAACGATTCAAACCTAACATCAAACGGGTCTATGAAATGGTTGCTACAGGGCACTCTACGTGGGAAGCGGCTGAGTACCTGACTCAAGAATGTCTTCCCAAGACGTCAAATTCTTCAAAACCAGAATGGACGCGAAAAAATGTTATCAGTTTAATTCGAAAACCCATCTATCGAGGTGAGGAAAGTTATCGGGTTACAGTCGCTAAAAAAATTCACTCGACAGGAAAAACAAAATGCGAGGAAAATCCCAATCCCGACAAAGTCCTATGGCGTCCAATGCCTCATCTGCAAATTGTTGAAGATCTGTTATGGCACCAAGCCAATCAGAAGCTTAATGAATTAAGCACTGTCAAACCAAAGCATGGAAGAGAAAGCTTGTTGTACGGCATACCACGAGATTCTCGTGGGCCACTTTCAACGATCTTCGAGTGCGGCATATGTGGTCGTCCGATGTATATGGAAGGCCGAAATGAGGGAGGGTATCGCTGTAGTGGAGTCAAACAAAGACAATGCTGGAACAAGGCGACCAGTATTCGGGATTTGACGCATCAGAGGATTGGAGCAGCTATGTCTCAAGAGATTCTTTCCGCCTGTTCGGATCAGATTGATAGTCTGCTGGAATATGCGGAATCGCGGATGACATGTTCAGCAGAAATCGAAGCTGAGTTAAAGAAACTCAATCGACAAATCGCCGAGGTGAAGAAAAAGGAGAATAAGCTTTTGGAACTCTTTCTGGAGGATATGGAACCTACTGATACGGTCAAAGAAAAGCTCAGCCAACTTCAGAGTGACAAGAAAACTATTCAGCTTTCTGAGCAACAACTTCAGGCTCGAAAATCACTTGCTGTTGCAGTTCCCACCCGGGAACAACTTTTCGAAAAGTTGCAGGAAGCTTCTGAGCAGATCTCACTGAACCAAAATCAAACGACTCCACTACTCCGTCAGTTACTGGTGGCTCCAATACGAGCCATTCCCTGTCAGCAGTTTGGTTCCTCGAAGGTCGTCCTGAGGGCTGAATTTACGATTCAGCTGATTCATCTGTTACCGGACGAATTACGTCTGCTGTTGTCAGATGAGGATTTGACATCCACTGAATCTGAATTGTTTCAGAAAACGATTTGTGTCGATCTTTTTGAACCGTCTATGGCTCCCAAATATGCCATGCAAGCCCTGGAAATCTATGAGAGTAATACGACTCGCCGACCGACATTGGTTGAGATTGGTGAAAAGCTTGGCATTTCAAAGCGTAGCACGCACCTCGCATTGAAGCTTGGCCATAAAATGCACGAAGCTGGTCTCACCGATCCATTCATTCCACTTGAGGAGTGTCCGGAAAATGCCTCGCGGTGGAGAATCAGTAGGGCAGGATAG